In Thermoplasmata archaeon, a genomic segment contains:
- a CDS encoding PKD domain-containing protein encodes MQYDIRTTAIIIAAIFMAVPFAISEANADEAYDKDYGEFYSYTLQFVFDGSDAQTIDWDFGDGSEHSTEWNPRHTYATKGTYYITQTTSNPKGSTVEVYKVQIMGFPVITFESNGGSAVAQIEQTAYNVPAAKPADPTKANNSFDGWFYEPEFTNPVNWDAGVNRSMTLYAKWIPVSAPVTTYTVTFDSNGGSSVPSQTVQSGSTATVPVKPTRSGFVFSEWKLNGQAYDFATPVTSNITLVASWTENVQPVITHHITFDVDGGSSAVAARTVNNGSFLTLPSYDGSKQGFTFGGWTYSNLTYQPGNTVIVSSDMTFKALWISDAPTPVNQNVTITFNVDGGSISVSAQTVKSGTSVTLPSYNGVKEGHRFGGWAIGMLTYQPGSSVTLSGDVTAKAIWIQNSADEPEQKDFGTFLKDFVTEPFGVAVLIMLVLGLIVLAMAIRSRRF; translated from the coding sequence ATGCAATATGATATCAGAACAACAGCAATCATAATCGCCGCCATCTTCATGGCGGTGCCTTTCGCGATCAGCGAAGCGAATGCCGACGAGGCATACGACAAGGACTACGGGGAGTTCTACTCATACACCCTGCAGTTCGTATTCGACGGATCCGACGCCCAGACCATCGACTGGGACTTCGGCGACGGTTCCGAGCACAGCACGGAATGGAACCCCAGGCACACATATGCCACAAAGGGAACATACTACATAACCCAAACAACCAGCAACCCCAAGGGATCCACGGTCGAGGTTTACAAGGTGCAGATCATGGGATTCCCGGTCATCACCTTTGAATCCAACGGCGGTTCGGCGGTAGCTCAAATAGAGCAGACCGCCTACAACGTACCCGCAGCGAAACCAGCAGACCCTACCAAAGCGAACAACTCCTTCGACGGTTGGTTCTACGAACCTGAGTTCACCAACCCCGTCAATTGGGATGCAGGCGTCAACAGGTCTATGACCCTCTATGCCAAATGGATCCCGGTCTCCGCTCCTGTAACCACATACACCGTGACGTTCGACAGCAACGGGGGATCCTCCGTCCCCTCCCAGACGGTCCAGTCCGGTTCCACCGCCACGGTCCCCGTCAAACCCACAAGATCGGGATTCGTCTTCAGCGAATGGAAGCTCAACGGTCAGGCCTACGACTTCGCTACACCGGTCACATCGAACATCACTCTCGTAGCTTCATGGACAGAGAACGTTCAGCCCGTCATCACCCACCACATCACATTCGATGTCGATGGTGGTTCGTCAGCAGTAGCTGCAAGGACCGTCAACAACGGTTCTTTCCTCACATTACCGTCCTATGACGGCTCTAAGCAGGGATTCACCTTCGGCGGCTGGACCTACAGCAATCTGACCTACCAGCCCGGGAACACCGTCATCGTATCAAGCGACATGACCTTCAAGGCCTTGTGGATCTCTGATGCCCCCACACCCGTCAATCAGAACGTCACGATAACGTTCAATGTCGACGGTGGTTCGATATCGGTGTCAGCTCAGACAGTCAAATCCGGAACTTCCGTTACTCTGCCAAGTTACAACGGGGTGAAAGAAGGCCACAGGTTCGGAGGCTGGGCCATCGGTATGCTCACCTACCAGCCCGGTTCCTCTGTCACCCTTTCCGGTGACGTCACGGCGAAGGCAATCTGGATCCAGAATTCTGCTGACGAGCCCGAACAGAAGGATTTCGGTACATTCCTGAAGGATTTCGTCACCGAACCTTTCGGAGTGGCCGTTCTGATCATGCTGGTCCTTGGACTCATAGTGCTGGCGATGGCCATCCGTTCGAGGAGGTTCTGA
- a CDS encoding phosphoribosylglycinamide formyltransferase, which produces MLRLGWFSTGRGPGSRNLLKAVMDQKEKGNLDIEIAFVFCNWDNDEENNPKKDQRKMFFDMVKGYGIPLVTASWKKFKPDLWEKDQEEWRNEYGKLLRELTGKYEFDLGILAGYMMWMDDETCKAYDMLNLHPALPDGPKGTWQEVIWQLISENADRQGIMMHICTEEWDRGAALTYCGFPIRGGDYDKLWAEMDEKLKTKSLDQIKQEEGPENPLFMKIREDGAKRELPLIVATIREFADGKVEIKDKRLYSEGKRLDAPYDLTKQVDASLE; this is translated from the coding sequence ATGCTTAGACTTGGTTGGTTCTCTACAGGCAGGGGTCCCGGATCCCGCAATCTTTTGAAAGCCGTCATGGACCAAAAGGAGAAAGGCAATCTGGATATCGAGATCGCCTTCGTCTTCTGTAATTGGGACAACGACGAGGAGAACAACCCCAAGAAAGACCAGAGGAAGATGTTCTTCGATATGGTGAAAGGGTACGGCATACCATTAGTAACGGCATCCTGGAAGAAGTTCAAACCAGACCTCTGGGAGAAGGACCAGGAGGAGTGGCGCAACGAATACGGCAAGCTCCTGAGGGAGCTTACCGGGAAGTATGAATTCGACCTCGGAATCCTAGCGGGATACATGATGTGGATGGACGATGAGACTTGCAAAGCATATGACATGCTGAACCTGCACCCCGCCCTTCCCGACGGACCGAAAGGTACCTGGCAGGAGGTCATCTGGCAGCTGATCTCCGAGAACGCCGACAGACAAGGAATTATGATGCACATCTGCACAGAGGAATGGGACAGAGGTGCCGCGCTTACATACTGCGGGTTCCCCATCCGCGGAGGGGACTACGACAAGCTATGGGCGGAAATGGATGAGAAGCTCAAGACCAAGTCCCTCGATCAGATCAAGCAGGAGGAGGGACCGGAGAACCCCCTCTTCATGAAGATAAGGGAAGATGGTGCAAAACGCGAACTTCCCCTCATAGTCGCGACGATACGCGAATTCGCCGACGGCAAGGTTGAGATAAAGGACAAGCGCCTGTACTCCGAAGGTAAGAGACTAGATGCACCGTACGACCTGACGAAACAGGTCGATGCTTCCTTGGAGTGA